A section of the Tenrec ecaudatus isolate mTenEca1 chromosome 10, mTenEca1.hap1, whole genome shotgun sequence genome encodes:
- the OMG gene encoding oligodendrocyte-myelin glycoprotein, protein MEYQILKMSPCLFILLVLTPGVLCICPLQCLCTERHRHVDCSGRNLTTLPSGLQENIIHLNLSYNKFTDLHNQLTRYTNLRTLDISNNRLESLPARLPRSLWNMSAANNNIKLLDKSDTAYQWNLKYLDVSKNMLEKVVLIKNTLRNLEVLNLSSNKLWTVPTNMPSKLSIVDLSNNSLSQILPGTLINLTSLTQLYLHNNKFTAIPEEAFDQLSQLHEITLYNNRWSCDHKQNITYLLKWVMETKAHVIGTPCSSHISSLKEHNIYPTPPGVTASLFPGSGVQTMDTINSLSMVTQPKVTKMPKQYRTKETTFGVTQSRDPAFTSPDKAFVPYPEGTSAETIKLHEAAAATLTIHLQNGVVTNTSLTSSMKSVPTPMTLSITSGTPSNFSEMPQQSTTLTLRREETTTNVKTYSPSVASVWKVNTSFLLLLNAVLLLAV, encoded by the coding sequence ATGGAATATCAGATATTGAAAATGTCTCCCTGCCTGTTCATCCTTCTGGTTCTCACACCTGGTGTTTTATGCATTTGTCCTCTCCAGTGTCTATGCACAGAGAGGCATAGGCATGTGGACTGTTCAGGCAGAAACCTGACTACACTACCATCTGGACTCCAAGAAAATATTATACATTTAAACCTGTCTTATAACAAGTTTACTGATCTGCATAACCAGTTAACTCGATACACCAATCTGAGGACCCTAGACATTTCAAACAATAGGCTGGAAAGCCTGCCTGCTCGGTTACCCCGGTCCCTCTGGAACATGTCTGCTGCTAACAACAATATTAAACTTCTTGACAAATCTGACACTGCCTATCAGTGGAACCTTAAATATCTGGATGTGTCTAAGAATATGCTGGAAAAGGTTGTCCTCATTAAAAATACACTAAGAAATCTTGAGGTTCTCAACCTCAGTAGTAACAAACTTTGGACAGTGCCAACCAATATGCCCTCCAAACTGTCTATCGTGGACCTGTCGAACAATTCCCTGTCCCAAATCCTCCCCGGAACACTAATCAACCTCACAAGTCTCACACAGCTTTACTTGCACAACAATAAGTTCACAGCCATTCCAGAGGAAGCTTTTGATCAGCTCTCACAGTTGCATGAGATAACCCTTTACAACAATAGGTGGTCATGTGATCACAAACAAAATATTACTTACTTATTAAAGTGGGTGATGGAAACAAAAGCCCATGTGATAGGCACTCCCTGTTCTAGTCACATCTCATCTCTAAAGGAACATAACATATACCCTACACCTCCGGGAGTTACTGCAAGCTTGTTCCCTGGCAGTGGGGTGCAGACCATGGACACCATTAACTCTCTGAGTATGGTAACGCAACCCAAAGTGACCAAAATGCCCAAACAGTATCGGACAAAGGAAACCACATTTGGGGTCACCCAAAGCAGAGACCCCGCCTTTACCAGCCCGGACAAGGCTTTTGTGCCCTATCCAGAAGGCACATCTGCAGAAACCATCAAATTGCACGAAGCAGCAGCTGCAACTCTGACCATTCATCTCCAAAATGGAGTGGTGACAAACACAAGCCTCACTAGCTCGATGAAATCAGTCCCGACACCCATGACCCTAAGTATCACTAGTGGCACGCCAAGTAATTTCTCGGAAATGCCTCAACAAAGCACAACCCTCACCTTACGAAGGGAAGAGACAACCACAAATGTAAAGACTTACTCACCTTCTGTGGCAAGTGTGTGGAAAGTCAATACTTCATTTCTCTTACTGCTCAACGCTGTGCTCCTGCTGGCTGTCTGA